In a single window of the Bactrocera dorsalis isolate Fly_Bdor chromosome 2, ASM2337382v1, whole genome shotgun sequence genome:
- the LOC105227040 gene encoding rho GTPase-activating protein 100F isoform X8, translating into MQWKKKFTRLKAATGNSRARRMLCCGRRKENGRSVPDVTASPGRAPPGPLPANQMQSFANQQQQQQSQHHQQQQQHQQQQQQRPGGKEPVLLQGDFRKVSGISSEIFRQIEAVENDHDPNTAAALEAVERRGEMIVRILEPRCIGGKQAVEAAHKLMSKGDARHTVQLVEIVKRPGQTLGLYIREGNGADRTDGVFISRIALESAVYNSGCLRVGDEILAVNLVDVTHMSLDDVVIIMSIPRRLVLAIRQRRDSRTTGSPGPPTLSRPEQKPPPVVVIKRDLRDEDLDETDRMPRSRSSRERRTGDGREMTESRSRLGLGLNNYSPQSEQLDMYYNTRTGVSAMNEPPSWGYKPPPPPSVITEQPKGHAFAPSHAYYQNAGTLESLAEKVHAFYPSGPSRRMSTGTGVGLAQQHARFPRSGSDQHLPRVEYADYSNSLGRHSLLRSSLKPGTGAAPIAVGGTLGRYGRYEPPRQSSKYAPPNIGAQSLTRRSRPNLDYSSDTEATIGPRPSYYYYNRPAVGSMPRGAGGAGVGGAGMLGGGPDMAKFNSLPRERPGVRLQGIRSRIGDRIMDESDGNISAPEFNARRDRDLRSRITASPSIFTSDEYRAWLRRAPSSSAIAEQMRMTRDLLSQPRSHRFSCSAENIHDALKNTESIYSSRTGILGTGTLDRHLGMPRPISALPVRSMSSQHIGGPSSIRSPSIRRMRQLLELSAGPASPSGSIMSTGGHQSPAPTPSATLPRTHRQIDINPAEFAKYKLDKPIVDIGGISGMLWIHLLAGRGLRSAPELGAQHVGGPHHAAQTQTRDLYCVIECDRVHKARTVVRSGDLQFDWDESFELDLVGNKQLDVLVYSWDPQHRHKLCYRGAISLSILRQSPLHQLALKVEPRGTIYIRMRHTDPITLYRRRGLPSLRAGYPILFGADLETVVNRESKGAPGSAPVPIVLRRCVEEVERRGLDIIGLYRLCGSATKKRLLREAFERNSRAVELSPEHVPDINVITGVLKDYLRELPEPLFTRCLFQMTVDALAVCLPDDPEGNAKLMLSILDCLPRANRATLVFLLDHLSLVVSNSERNKMSAQALATVMGPPLMLHAANAQPGSDIDHAQPIAVLKYLLQIWPQPQAQHHQAPGGGLVSATGMMGSMVGAGGALAGAGSMSNMAGGVSAPSIGGLSGLSNSRPIATATSRHTLPRQ; encoded by the exons aacaacaacatcagcagcagcaacaacaacgacctGGTGGTAAGGAACCGGTCTTGCTGCAAGGTGACTTTCGCAAGGTGTCGGGTATCAGTTCGGAGATCTTTCGGCAGATAGAAGCAGTCGAAAATGATCATGATCCGAATACGGCAGCCGCGCTGGAG GCGGTGGAGAGAAGAGGTGAAATGATCGTGCGCATTCTGGAGCCGCGTTGCATCGGTGGAAAACAAGCCGTGGAGGCAGCTCACAAATTAATGTCCAAAGGAGATGCCCGACATACAGTACAG CTTGTTGAGATCGTGAAGCGTCCGGGCCAGACATTGGGTTTATACATACGTGAGGGTAATGGAGCTGACCGCACCGATGGAGTTTTCATCTCTCGAATAGCATTGGAATCTGCAGTTTACAACAGCGGTTGTTTGAGG GTGGGTGATGAAATTTTGGCCGTTAATTTGGTTGACGTAACTCACATGTCCTTGGATGATGTCGTAATTATTATGTCAATTCCCCGGCGTCTGGTCTTGGCAATACGCCAGAGACGTGACAGTCGCACCACCGGCTCGCCAGGACCACCAACGTTATCACGGCCCGAACAAAAGCCACCGCCAGTTGTCGTAATCAAACGTGATCTCAGAGATGAAGACTTAGATGAGACAGATCGCATGCCAAGATCCCGATCATCACGCGAAAGACGTACAG GAGATGGACGTGAAATGACCGAGTCTCGCTCACGCCTCGGCTTGGGTCTCAACAACTATAGCCCGCAATCCGAGCAATTGGACATGTATTATAATACACGCACCGGTGTGAGTGCGATGAATGAGCCACCCAGTTGGGGTTACAAACCACCGCCACCACCTTCGGTGATAACGGAGCAGCCTAAAGGTCATGCTTTTGCTCCTTCGCATGCGTACTATCAAAATGCTGGCACACTAGAGAGTTTAGCTGAGAAAGTGCACGCATTCTATCCCAGTGGACCCTCACGTCGTATGTCTACCGGTACTGGTGTTGGTTTAGCGCAACAGCATGCACGCTTTCCGCGATCTGGATCAGATCAACATTTGCCACGTGTGGAATATGCAGATTATTCAAATTCTTTGGGTCGTCATTCTTTATTACGGTCCAGCTTGAAACCGGGTACAGGAGCTGCACCCATAGCGGTAGGTGGCACTCTGGGCCGTTATGGCCGTTACGAACCACCGCGTCAATCCTCCAAGTATGCACCGCCGAATATAGGAGCTCAGTCGCTTACACGGCGCTCGCGGCCAAATCTTGATTATTCCAGCGACACAGAGGCAACTATAGGACCACGACCAAGCTATTATTACTACAACCGACCTGCTGTGGGTAGCATGCCACGCGGCGCCGGTGGAGCAGGTGTCGGTGGAGCTGGCATGCTTGGGGGTGGGCCAGATATGGCTAAATTTAATTCACTGCCACGCGAACGTCCGGGTGTGCGTCTACAAGGTATACGCTCACGTATCGGCGATCGTATAATGGATGAAAGTGACGGTAACATATCAGCACCGGAATTCAATGCACGTCGAGATCGCGATCTGAGATCGCGTATAACGGCGAGTCCTTCTATTTTCACTTCGGACGAGTACCGAGCGTGGTTGCGGCGCGCACCCAGCAGTTCAGCTATAGCGGAGCAAATGCGCATGACGAGGGATCTGCTTAGTCAGCCACGATCGCATCGGTTTTCGTGCAGCGCTGAAAATATACACGATGCGTTGAAAAAT accgAAAGCATTTACTCCAGTCGAACGGGCATACTCGGTACTGGTACACTAGATCGTCACTTAGGCATGCCGCGTCCAATTTCAGCATTACCAGTCCGCTCGATGTCATCACAACATATTGGAGGACCATCATCGATACGCTCGCCAAGCATACGGCGTATGCGGCAACTACTCGAGCTGTCCGCTGGTCCGGCTAGTCCAAGTGGCAGTATTATGAGTACCGGCGGTCATCAAAGTCCGGCGCCGACGCCCAGCGCCACATTACCCAGAACGCACAGACAAATTGATATTAATCCAGCGGAGTTTGCCAAGTACAAACTCGACAAACCGATAGTCGATATTGGCGGTATATCGGGCATGTTGTGGATTCATTTGCTTGCGGGCCGTGGCTTACGTTCGGCACCCGAACTAGGCGCACAGCACGTTGGTGGGCCACATCATGCTGCCCAAACACAGACACGTGATCTATATTGTGTAATTGAATGTGATCGTGTGCATAAGGCACGCACAGTAGTGCGATCCGGTGATCTACAATTCGACTGGGACGAGTCTTTCGAGTTGGACTTGGTGGGCAATAAGCAGCTGGATGTATTAGTTTACTCTTGGGATCCGCAACATCGGCACAAGCTGTGCTATCGTGGTGCCATTTCCTTGTCCATACTGCGACAATCACCGCTACACCAGTTGGCGCTAAAGGTGGAACCACGTGGCACTATTTACATACGTATGCGGCATACAGATCCCATAACGTTATATCGACGACGCGGCCTACCTAGCTTAAGAGCCGGCTATCCCATATTATTTGGCGCCGATTTGGAAACGGTGGTGAACCGTGAGTCTAAAGGCGCCCCCGGTAGTGCTCCTGTGCCAATTGTGTTACGACGTTGCGTCGAGGAAGTGGAGCGACGTGGCTTGGATATTATTGGTCTGTACCGTTTGTGTGGCTCAGCAACGAAAAAGCGTCTGCTGCGAGAAGCATTTGAGCGCAATAGTCGAGCCGTGGAATTGAGTCCTGAACATGTTCCTGATATTAATGTTATAACTGGGGTGCTGAAGGACTACCTAAGAGAGTTGCCGGAGCCACTGTTTACGCGTTGTCTGTTCCAGATGACCGTCGATGCTTTGG CGGTTTGCCTGCCCGACGACCCCGAGGGTAATGCGAAACTAATGCTCAGCATACTTGATTGCTTGCCTCGTGCAAATAGg GCGACTTTGGTATTCCTGCTCGATCACTTATCGCTCGTCGTCTCCAATTCGGAACGCAATAAGATGTCAGCTCAAGCTTTGGCCACCGTTATGGGACCACCATTGATGCTACACGCCGCTAACGCTCAACCCGGTTCGGATATCGACCACGCCCAACCAATTGCCGTGCTGAAATATCTGCTGCAGATTTGGCCGCAGCCGCAGGCACAGCACCACCAAGCGCCCGGCGGCGGTCTCGTTAGCGCGACCGGCATGATGGGCAGCATGGTTGGTGCGGGCGGTGCTCTGGCGGGCGCGGGCAGCATGAGCAACATGGCTGGCGGTGTTTCAG CCCCATCAATTGGCGGGCTCAGCGGCCTCAGCAATTCTCGACCAATCGCCACTGCCACTTCCAGGCACACCCTCCCCCGGCAGTAG
- the LOC105227040 gene encoding rho GTPase-activating protein 100F isoform X9 produces MCDSATTGCFLTRSSHRKENGRSVPDVTASPGRAPPGPLPANQMQSFANQQQQQQSQHHQQQQQHQQQQQQRPGGKEPVLLQGDFRKVSGISSEIFRQIEAVENDHDPNTAAALEAVERRGEMIVRILEPRCIGGKQAVEAAHKLMSKGDARHTVQLVEIVKRPGQTLGLYIREGNGADRTDGVFISRIALESAVYNSGCLRVGDEILAVNLVDVTHMSLDDVVIIMSIPRRLVLAIRQRRDSRTTGSPGPPTLSRPEQKPPPVVVIKRDLRDEDLDETDRMPRSRSSRERRTGDGREMTESRSRLGLGLNNYSPQSEQLDMYYNTRTGVSAMNEPPSWGYKPPPPPSVITEQPKGHAFAPSHAYYQNAGTLESLAEKVHAFYPSGPSRRMSTGTGVGLAQQHARFPRSGSDQHLPRVEYADYSNSLGRHSLLRSSLKPGTGAAPIAVGGTLGRYGRYEPPRQSSKYAPPNIGAQSLTRRSRPNLDYSSDTEATIGPRPSYYYYNRPAVGSMPRGAGGAGVGGAGMLGGGPDMAKFNSLPRERPGVRLQGIRSRIGDRIMDESDGNISAPEFNARRDRDLRSRITASPSIFTSDEYRAWLRRAPSSSAIAEQMRMTRDLLSQPRSHRFSCSAENIHDALKNTESIYSSRTGILGTGTLDRHLGMPRPISALPVRSMSSQHIGGPSSIRSPSIRRMRQLLELSAGPASPSGSIMSTGGHQSPAPTPSATLPRTHRQIDINPAEFAKYKLDKPIVDIGGISGMLWIHLLAGRGLRSAPELGAQHVGGPHHAAQTQTRDLYCVIECDRVHKARTVVRSGDLQFDWDESFELDLVGNKQLDVLVYSWDPQHRHKLCYRGAISLSILRQSPLHQLALKVEPRGTIYIRMRHTDPITLYRRRGLPSLRAGYPILFGADLETVVNRESKGAPGSAPVPIVLRRCVEEVERRGLDIIGLYRLCGSATKKRLLREAFERNSRAVELSPEHVPDINVITGVLKDYLRELPEPLFTRCLFQMTVDALAVCLPDDPEGNAKLMLSILDCLPRANRATLVFLLDHLSLVVSNSERNKMSAQALATVMGPPLMLHAANAQPGSDIDHAQPIAVLKYLLQIWPQPQAQHHQAPGGGLVSATGMMGSMVGAGGALAGAGSMSNMAGGVSAPSIGGLSGLSNSRPIATATSRHTLPRQ; encoded by the exons aacaacaacatcagcagcagcaacaacaacgacctGGTGGTAAGGAACCGGTCTTGCTGCAAGGTGACTTTCGCAAGGTGTCGGGTATCAGTTCGGAGATCTTTCGGCAGATAGAAGCAGTCGAAAATGATCATGATCCGAATACGGCAGCCGCGCTGGAG GCGGTGGAGAGAAGAGGTGAAATGATCGTGCGCATTCTGGAGCCGCGTTGCATCGGTGGAAAACAAGCCGTGGAGGCAGCTCACAAATTAATGTCCAAAGGAGATGCCCGACATACAGTACAG CTTGTTGAGATCGTGAAGCGTCCGGGCCAGACATTGGGTTTATACATACGTGAGGGTAATGGAGCTGACCGCACCGATGGAGTTTTCATCTCTCGAATAGCATTGGAATCTGCAGTTTACAACAGCGGTTGTTTGAGG GTGGGTGATGAAATTTTGGCCGTTAATTTGGTTGACGTAACTCACATGTCCTTGGATGATGTCGTAATTATTATGTCAATTCCCCGGCGTCTGGTCTTGGCAATACGCCAGAGACGTGACAGTCGCACCACCGGCTCGCCAGGACCACCAACGTTATCACGGCCCGAACAAAAGCCACCGCCAGTTGTCGTAATCAAACGTGATCTCAGAGATGAAGACTTAGATGAGACAGATCGCATGCCAAGATCCCGATCATCACGCGAAAGACGTACAG GAGATGGACGTGAAATGACCGAGTCTCGCTCACGCCTCGGCTTGGGTCTCAACAACTATAGCCCGCAATCCGAGCAATTGGACATGTATTATAATACACGCACCGGTGTGAGTGCGATGAATGAGCCACCCAGTTGGGGTTACAAACCACCGCCACCACCTTCGGTGATAACGGAGCAGCCTAAAGGTCATGCTTTTGCTCCTTCGCATGCGTACTATCAAAATGCTGGCACACTAGAGAGTTTAGCTGAGAAAGTGCACGCATTCTATCCCAGTGGACCCTCACGTCGTATGTCTACCGGTACTGGTGTTGGTTTAGCGCAACAGCATGCACGCTTTCCGCGATCTGGATCAGATCAACATTTGCCACGTGTGGAATATGCAGATTATTCAAATTCTTTGGGTCGTCATTCTTTATTACGGTCCAGCTTGAAACCGGGTACAGGAGCTGCACCCATAGCGGTAGGTGGCACTCTGGGCCGTTATGGCCGTTACGAACCACCGCGTCAATCCTCCAAGTATGCACCGCCGAATATAGGAGCTCAGTCGCTTACACGGCGCTCGCGGCCAAATCTTGATTATTCCAGCGACACAGAGGCAACTATAGGACCACGACCAAGCTATTATTACTACAACCGACCTGCTGTGGGTAGCATGCCACGCGGCGCCGGTGGAGCAGGTGTCGGTGGAGCTGGCATGCTTGGGGGTGGGCCAGATATGGCTAAATTTAATTCACTGCCACGCGAACGTCCGGGTGTGCGTCTACAAGGTATACGCTCACGTATCGGCGATCGTATAATGGATGAAAGTGACGGTAACATATCAGCACCGGAATTCAATGCACGTCGAGATCGCGATCTGAGATCGCGTATAACGGCGAGTCCTTCTATTTTCACTTCGGACGAGTACCGAGCGTGGTTGCGGCGCGCACCCAGCAGTTCAGCTATAGCGGAGCAAATGCGCATGACGAGGGATCTGCTTAGTCAGCCACGATCGCATCGGTTTTCGTGCAGCGCTGAAAATATACACGATGCGTTGAAAAAT accgAAAGCATTTACTCCAGTCGAACGGGCATACTCGGTACTGGTACACTAGATCGTCACTTAGGCATGCCGCGTCCAATTTCAGCATTACCAGTCCGCTCGATGTCATCACAACATATTGGAGGACCATCATCGATACGCTCGCCAAGCATACGGCGTATGCGGCAACTACTCGAGCTGTCCGCTGGTCCGGCTAGTCCAAGTGGCAGTATTATGAGTACCGGCGGTCATCAAAGTCCGGCGCCGACGCCCAGCGCCACATTACCCAGAACGCACAGACAAATTGATATTAATCCAGCGGAGTTTGCCAAGTACAAACTCGACAAACCGATAGTCGATATTGGCGGTATATCGGGCATGTTGTGGATTCATTTGCTTGCGGGCCGTGGCTTACGTTCGGCACCCGAACTAGGCGCACAGCACGTTGGTGGGCCACATCATGCTGCCCAAACACAGACACGTGATCTATATTGTGTAATTGAATGTGATCGTGTGCATAAGGCACGCACAGTAGTGCGATCCGGTGATCTACAATTCGACTGGGACGAGTCTTTCGAGTTGGACTTGGTGGGCAATAAGCAGCTGGATGTATTAGTTTACTCTTGGGATCCGCAACATCGGCACAAGCTGTGCTATCGTGGTGCCATTTCCTTGTCCATACTGCGACAATCACCGCTACACCAGTTGGCGCTAAAGGTGGAACCACGTGGCACTATTTACATACGTATGCGGCATACAGATCCCATAACGTTATATCGACGACGCGGCCTACCTAGCTTAAGAGCCGGCTATCCCATATTATTTGGCGCCGATTTGGAAACGGTGGTGAACCGTGAGTCTAAAGGCGCCCCCGGTAGTGCTCCTGTGCCAATTGTGTTACGACGTTGCGTCGAGGAAGTGGAGCGACGTGGCTTGGATATTATTGGTCTGTACCGTTTGTGTGGCTCAGCAACGAAAAAGCGTCTGCTGCGAGAAGCATTTGAGCGCAATAGTCGAGCCGTGGAATTGAGTCCTGAACATGTTCCTGATATTAATGTTATAACTGGGGTGCTGAAGGACTACCTAAGAGAGTTGCCGGAGCCACTGTTTACGCGTTGTCTGTTCCAGATGACCGTCGATGCTTTGG CGGTTTGCCTGCCCGACGACCCCGAGGGTAATGCGAAACTAATGCTCAGCATACTTGATTGCTTGCCTCGTGCAAATAGg GCGACTTTGGTATTCCTGCTCGATCACTTATCGCTCGTCGTCTCCAATTCGGAACGCAATAAGATGTCAGCTCAAGCTTTGGCCACCGTTATGGGACCACCATTGATGCTACACGCCGCTAACGCTCAACCCGGTTCGGATATCGACCACGCCCAACCAATTGCCGTGCTGAAATATCTGCTGCAGATTTGGCCGCAGCCGCAGGCACAGCACCACCAAGCGCCCGGCGGCGGTCTCGTTAGCGCGACCGGCATGATGGGCAGCATGGTTGGTGCGGGCGGTGCTCTGGCGGGCGCGGGCAGCATGAGCAACATGGCTGGCGGTGTTTCAG CCCCATCAATTGGCGGGCTCAGCGGCCTCAGCAATTCTCGACCAATCGCCACTGCCACTTCCAGGCACACCCTCCCCCGGCAGTAG
- the LOC105227040 gene encoding rho GTPase-activating protein 100F isoform X7, with the protein MQWKKKFTRLKAATGNSRARRMLCCGRRKENGRSVPDVTASPGRAPPGPLPANQMQSFANQQQQQQSQHHQQQQQHQQQQQQRPGGKEPVLLQGDFRKVSGISSEIFRQIEAVENDHDPNTAAALEAVERRGEMIVRILEPRCIGGKQAVEAAHKLMSKGDARHTVQLVEIVKRPGQTLGLYIREGNGADRTDGVFISRIALESAVYNSGCLRVGDEILAVNLVDVTHMSLDDVVIIMSIPRRLVLAIRQRRDSRTTGSPGPPTLSRPEQKPPPVVVIKRDLRDEDLDETDRMPRSRSSRERRTGDGREMTESRSRLGLGLNNYSPQSEQLDMYYNTRTGVSAMNEPPSWGYKPPPPPSVITEQPKGHAFAPSHAYYQNAGTLESLAEKVHAFYPSGPSRRMSTGTGVGLAQQHARFPRSGSDQHLPRVEYADYSNSLGRHSLLRSSLKPGTGAAPIAVGGTLGRYGRYEPPRQSSKYAPPNIGAQSLTRRSRPNLDYSSDTEATIGPRPSYYYYNRPAVGSMPRGAGGAGVGGAGMLGGGPDMAKFNSLPRERPGVRLQGIRSRIGDRIMDESDGNISAPEFNARRDRDLRSRITASPSIFTSDEYRAWLRRAPSSSAIAEQMRMTRDLLSQPRSHRFSCSAENIHDALKNTESIYSSRTGILGTGTLDRHLGMPRPISALPVRSMSSQHIGGPSSIRSPSIRRMRQLLELSAGPASPSGSIMSTGGHQSPAPTPSATLPRTHRQIDINPAEFAKYKLDKPIVDIGGISGMLWIHLLAGRGLRSAPELGAQHVGGPHHAAQTQTRDLYCVIECDRVHKARTVVRSGDLQFDWDESFELDLVGNKQLDVLVYSWDPQHRHKLCYRGAISLSILRQSPLHQLALKVEPRGTIYIRMRHTDPITLYRRRGLPSLRAGYPILFGADLETVVNRESKGAPGSAPVPIVLRRCVEEVERRGLDIIGLYRLCGSATKKRLLREAFERNSRAVELSPEHVPDINVITGVLKDYLRELPEPLFTRCLFQMTVDALAVCLPDDPEGNAKLMLSILDCLPRANRATLVFLLDHLSLVVSNSERNKMSAQALATVMGPPLMLHAANAQPGSDIDHAQPIAVLKYLLQIWPQPQAQHHQAPGGGLVSATGMMGSMVGAGGALAGAGSMSNMAGGVSDRSARRVNRAAWKQSQCVASGQTTSTAAAGAAHGGGQSSTLVHFAPSIGGLSGLSNSRPIATATSRHTLPRQ; encoded by the exons aacaacaacatcagcagcagcaacaacaacgacctGGTGGTAAGGAACCGGTCTTGCTGCAAGGTGACTTTCGCAAGGTGTCGGGTATCAGTTCGGAGATCTTTCGGCAGATAGAAGCAGTCGAAAATGATCATGATCCGAATACGGCAGCCGCGCTGGAG GCGGTGGAGAGAAGAGGTGAAATGATCGTGCGCATTCTGGAGCCGCGTTGCATCGGTGGAAAACAAGCCGTGGAGGCAGCTCACAAATTAATGTCCAAAGGAGATGCCCGACATACAGTACAG CTTGTTGAGATCGTGAAGCGTCCGGGCCAGACATTGGGTTTATACATACGTGAGGGTAATGGAGCTGACCGCACCGATGGAGTTTTCATCTCTCGAATAGCATTGGAATCTGCAGTTTACAACAGCGGTTGTTTGAGG GTGGGTGATGAAATTTTGGCCGTTAATTTGGTTGACGTAACTCACATGTCCTTGGATGATGTCGTAATTATTATGTCAATTCCCCGGCGTCTGGTCTTGGCAATACGCCAGAGACGTGACAGTCGCACCACCGGCTCGCCAGGACCACCAACGTTATCACGGCCCGAACAAAAGCCACCGCCAGTTGTCGTAATCAAACGTGATCTCAGAGATGAAGACTTAGATGAGACAGATCGCATGCCAAGATCCCGATCATCACGCGAAAGACGTACAG GAGATGGACGTGAAATGACCGAGTCTCGCTCACGCCTCGGCTTGGGTCTCAACAACTATAGCCCGCAATCCGAGCAATTGGACATGTATTATAATACACGCACCGGTGTGAGTGCGATGAATGAGCCACCCAGTTGGGGTTACAAACCACCGCCACCACCTTCGGTGATAACGGAGCAGCCTAAAGGTCATGCTTTTGCTCCTTCGCATGCGTACTATCAAAATGCTGGCACACTAGAGAGTTTAGCTGAGAAAGTGCACGCATTCTATCCCAGTGGACCCTCACGTCGTATGTCTACCGGTACTGGTGTTGGTTTAGCGCAACAGCATGCACGCTTTCCGCGATCTGGATCAGATCAACATTTGCCACGTGTGGAATATGCAGATTATTCAAATTCTTTGGGTCGTCATTCTTTATTACGGTCCAGCTTGAAACCGGGTACAGGAGCTGCACCCATAGCGGTAGGTGGCACTCTGGGCCGTTATGGCCGTTACGAACCACCGCGTCAATCCTCCAAGTATGCACCGCCGAATATAGGAGCTCAGTCGCTTACACGGCGCTCGCGGCCAAATCTTGATTATTCCAGCGACACAGAGGCAACTATAGGACCACGACCAAGCTATTATTACTACAACCGACCTGCTGTGGGTAGCATGCCACGCGGCGCCGGTGGAGCAGGTGTCGGTGGAGCTGGCATGCTTGGGGGTGGGCCAGATATGGCTAAATTTAATTCACTGCCACGCGAACGTCCGGGTGTGCGTCTACAAGGTATACGCTCACGTATCGGCGATCGTATAATGGATGAAAGTGACGGTAACATATCAGCACCGGAATTCAATGCACGTCGAGATCGCGATCTGAGATCGCGTATAACGGCGAGTCCTTCTATTTTCACTTCGGACGAGTACCGAGCGTGGTTGCGGCGCGCACCCAGCAGTTCAGCTATAGCGGAGCAAATGCGCATGACGAGGGATCTGCTTAGTCAGCCACGATCGCATCGGTTTTCGTGCAGCGCTGAAAATATACACGATGCGTTGAAAAAT accgAAAGCATTTACTCCAGTCGAACGGGCATACTCGGTACTGGTACACTAGATCGTCACTTAGGCATGCCGCGTCCAATTTCAGCATTACCAGTCCGCTCGATGTCATCACAACATATTGGAGGACCATCATCGATACGCTCGCCAAGCATACGGCGTATGCGGCAACTACTCGAGCTGTCCGCTGGTCCGGCTAGTCCAAGTGGCAGTATTATGAGTACCGGCGGTCATCAAAGTCCGGCGCCGACGCCCAGCGCCACATTACCCAGAACGCACAGACAAATTGATATTAATCCAGCGGAGTTTGCCAAGTACAAACTCGACAAACCGATAGTCGATATTGGCGGTATATCGGGCATGTTGTGGATTCATTTGCTTGCGGGCCGTGGCTTACGTTCGGCACCCGAACTAGGCGCACAGCACGTTGGTGGGCCACATCATGCTGCCCAAACACAGACACGTGATCTATATTGTGTAATTGAATGTGATCGTGTGCATAAGGCACGCACAGTAGTGCGATCCGGTGATCTACAATTCGACTGGGACGAGTCTTTCGAGTTGGACTTGGTGGGCAATAAGCAGCTGGATGTATTAGTTTACTCTTGGGATCCGCAACATCGGCACAAGCTGTGCTATCGTGGTGCCATTTCCTTGTCCATACTGCGACAATCACCGCTACACCAGTTGGCGCTAAAGGTGGAACCACGTGGCACTATTTACATACGTATGCGGCATACAGATCCCATAACGTTATATCGACGACGCGGCCTACCTAGCTTAAGAGCCGGCTATCCCATATTATTTGGCGCCGATTTGGAAACGGTGGTGAACCGTGAGTCTAAAGGCGCCCCCGGTAGTGCTCCTGTGCCAATTGTGTTACGACGTTGCGTCGAGGAAGTGGAGCGACGTGGCTTGGATATTATTGGTCTGTACCGTTTGTGTGGCTCAGCAACGAAAAAGCGTCTGCTGCGAGAAGCATTTGAGCGCAATAGTCGAGCCGTGGAATTGAGTCCTGAACATGTTCCTGATATTAATGTTATAACTGGGGTGCTGAAGGACTACCTAAGAGAGTTGCCGGAGCCACTGTTTACGCGTTGTCTGTTCCAGATGACCGTCGATGCTTTGG CGGTTTGCCTGCCCGACGACCCCGAGGGTAATGCGAAACTAATGCTCAGCATACTTGATTGCTTGCCTCGTGCAAATAGg GCGACTTTGGTATTCCTGCTCGATCACTTATCGCTCGTCGTCTCCAATTCGGAACGCAATAAGATGTCAGCTCAAGCTTTGGCCACCGTTATGGGACCACCATTGATGCTACACGCCGCTAACGCTCAACCCGGTTCGGATATCGACCACGCCCAACCAATTGCCGTGCTGAAATATCTGCTGCAGATTTGGCCGCAGCCGCAGGCACAGCACCACCAAGCGCCCGGCGGCGGTCTCGTTAGCGCGACCGGCATGATGGGCAGCATGGTTGGTGCGGGCGGTGCTCTGGCGGGCGCGGGCAGCATGAGCAACATGGCTGGCGGTGTTTCAG ACAGGTCGGCGCGGCGAGTCAACAGGGCAGCGTGGAAGCAAAGTCAGTGCGTTGCAAGCGGACAGACAACTTCTACTGCAGCAGCAGGCGCAGCTCATGGCGGCGGGCAATCTTCTACGCTCGTCCACTTCG CCCCATCAATTGGCGGGCTCAGCGGCCTCAGCAATTCTCGACCAATCGCCACTGCCACTTCCAGGCACACCCTCCCCCGGCAGTAG